The Drosophila biarmipes strain raj3 chromosome 2L, RU_DBia_V1.1, whole genome shotgun sequence genome has a window encoding:
- the LOC108032611 gene encoding phospholipid-transporting ATPase VD isoform X1 has product MPSANTEDLRRKFLVVQQQRSAPPNLAGDNLPSAIPNAGVNSATTSLMMTTSTGLGGVSMGAGEPERTYVFPGGNPVVGSAPGGGQGIPGVAMAAPSRGHARSISHGGGAIVGANGRPIKSAMKGHQRAFSQGQITDSPPGSAAPAGRGHSRVGSKTDFILPPGHKEEPAREPSAPTSAAGGRGHSRQASRSESIYTLRRTEAPPWWKRLSLCNYNTADKLEERSYRMVVPNHTVPPKTPKRDHPNGQFVGNKIRTTKYTLLSFIPKNLLEQFHRVANLYFIFIVLLNWVPEISAFGKEVAMIPVLFVLGVTAVKDLFEDRRRRASDKRINNTTCRVYDGETERYKKVKWQDLRVGDIVHLSNNETVPADILLLRTSDPQGVCYIDTCDLDGETNLKRREVVRGFEEMQSIFVPSKFVSRVEADAPTTKLYRFHGALIHPTGERVPISTECLLLRESRLKNTDYIEGIVVYAGHETKSMLNNSGPRYKRSQVEQQMNIDVIWCVIILLILCVVGAVGCRMWLSSFTQFPVPYLPPNKLTANMESMWIFWTYIVILQVMIPLSLYVTIELCKILQVFHIHNNVDLYDQETNKQTECRAMNITEELGQIQHIFTDKTGTLTENKMIFRRCVVNGSDYNHPPSELEKIYSKPGAPAPPLIPNDNLSNDMAQSSQGVYLTPHAQRIQEFLVVLAICNTVIVGAAPHRDLMNASGIIEVQQIGNSPANLKHGKQRQKLLATSTTTTRTTILNGPASPQQAVSIPADRYIRLAESRSVTPSPPPNLLFALPAQSHQPTLSPISSSAESSPNSESESPSPPMKNKALSNSISPTGRAKAVINSKITSIATFLNAKTQGKRLKLPSSKTETIYRTADGRPLYEAESPDELALVNAAYSYDCCLLNRSANQILVSMPTTGAPREYEILKVLPFDSSRKCMSIVVRQIGTQEIVLYTKGADSSIMPVLVPCSHNSPEGILREQTQQQLDRYAREGLRILVMAKRTLNSADYTDWWARHQEIEMSLENRERRLRDSFAKLESNLTLLGATGIEDRLQDGVPETIASLLSAGISVWVLTGDKPETAINIAYSAKLFTQQMELIRLTARSRDAAETAINFYLTDMENDKATSSLGYGQTLRKKQRALVVDGKTLTFILDQKSKLIMPFLRLSKRCASVLCCRSTPLQKAYLVKVVKEELNLRTLAIGDGANDVSMIQMADVGVGISGQEGMQAVMAADFTLPRFRYLERLLLAHGYWCYDRLSRMILYFFYKNAAFVFLIFWYQLYCGFSGQVMMDQMYLMLYNLIFTSLPPLAIGVYDKRVPEDLLLKNPYLYKNGRLGVAYRPHDFWLILLDSLYQSLVIFFVALCAYAESDVGIWEFGTTITASCLFANLVHCAIEIRSWTVLHVLSIVISLGSFYLFSIVYDSMCLNCFGVRSSYWVIFVCFASAVHWLVILLSTVVAVLPRLLLTTVRISLCPDDSTKVILQSKRERSRGEGLLVTWSRSTSASSIYRITDYGSKNQIITTIT; this is encoded by the exons ATGCCTTCAGCGAACACGGAAGACTTGCGGCGAAAGTTTCTAGtagtgcagcagcagcgctcGGCACCGCCCAATCTGGCAGGCGACAATCTGCCCTCGGCGATTCCCAATGCCGGCGTCAACTCCGCGACCACCAGCCTGATGATGACGACGTCCACGGGTCTGGGCGGAGTGTCAATGGGCGCCGGAGAGCCGGAGCGCACCTATGTCTTTCCAGGCGGCAATCCGGTAGTAGGTAGCGCGCCTGGCGGAGGACAGGGCATTCCCGGCGTGGCCATGGCGGCTCCCTCGAGGGGTCATGCCCGCTCCATTAGCCATGGCGGCGGCGCCATCGTCGGGGCCAATGGACGACCCATAAAGTCGGCCATGAAGGGCCACCAGCGGGCCTTCTCGCAGGGTCAAATCACAGACTCACCACCTGGCAGTGCTGCGCCCGCGGGCAGAGGTCACAGTCGCGTGGGATCCAAAACGGATTTCATCCTGCCACCGGGTCACAAGGAGGAACCGGCGAGGGAACCCTCGGCGCCCACCTCAGCGgccggggggcgtggccattCGCGGCAAGCCTCGCGATCCGAATCGATATACACACTCCGGCGGACGGAAGCACCGCCCTGGTGGAAACGCCTCAGCCTGTGCAATTACAACACCGCCGATAAGCTGGAGGAGCGGAGCTATCGCATGGTGGTGCCGAATCACACGGTGCCACCGAAGACACCCAAGAGGGACCATCCCAACGGGCAGTTTGTGGGCAACAAGATACGGACGACGAAGTACACGCTGCTCTCGTTCATACCGAAGAACCTGCTGGAGCAGTTCCATCGAGTGGCCAACTTGTACTTCATCTTCATCGTCCTGCTCAACTGGGTGCCGGAAATCAGCGCCTTCGGCAAGGAGGTGGCCATGATACCGGTGCTCTTCGTGCTGGGCGTGACGGCTGTAAAGGATCTGTTCGAGGATCGGAGACGGAGGGCGTCCGACAAGAGGATAAACAACACCACCTGTCGGGTGTACGATGG AGAGACGGAGCGGTACAAGAAGGTGAAATGGCAGGACCTGCGTGTGGGGGACATTGTCCATCTGTCCAACAACGAGACGGTGCCGGCGGACATTCTGCTGTTGCGGACAAGCGACCCACAAGGGGTCTGCTACATAGACACCTGCGATTTGGACGGGGAAACGAATCTAAAGCGTCGCGAG GTTGTACGTGGCTTCGAGGAGATGCAGAGCATTTTTGTGCCCAGCAAGTTTGTGAGTCGCGTGGAGGCGGATGCGCCGACCACGAAGCTATATAGATTCCATGGGGCCTTAATACATCCAACTGGGGAGCGTGTGCCCATATCGACCGAGTGCCTTTTGCTGAGAGAGAGCAGACTGAAG AATACGGACTATATCGAGGGTATCGTGGTCTATGCGGGACATGAAACGAAGTCAATGCTGAATAATAGTGGTCCAAGGTACAAGCGATCCCAGGTGGAACAGCAAATGAATATTGATGTGATATG GTGTGTGATAATATTGTTGATACTGTGCGTTGTTGGCGCTGTCGGATGCAGAATGTGGCTGAGCTCGTTTACCCAATTCCCGGTGCCATATCTGCCGCCGAATAAACTGACTGCCAATATGGAGAGCATGTGGATTTTCTGGACGTACATTGTCATCCTGCAGGTGATGATACCGCTCTCCCTCTACGTGACCATCGAGCTGTGCAAGATCCTGCAGGTCTTTCACATCCACAACAATGTCGATCTATACGATCAGGAGACTAACAAGCAGACGGAATGTCGTGCGATGAACATTACCGAGGAGTTGGGGCAGATACAGCATATATTTACTGACAAAACAGGAACTCTCACTGAGAACAAGATGATCTTTCGACGCTGCGTTGTCAACGGATCGGATTACAATCATCCGCCGTCGGAGCTGGAAAAGATATACTCGAAGCCAGGAGCTCCGGCTCCGCCGCTGATTCCGAATGATAACTTAAGTAATGACATGGCGCAATCCAGCCAAGGAGTCTATCTCACGCCACATGCGCAACGCATCCAGGAGTTCCTGGTGGTGCTGGCCATTTGCAACACGGTTATAGTGGGTGCCGCTCCCCATCGAGATTTGATGAACGCCAGTGGGATTATCGAGGTGCAGCAAATTGGCAATAGTCCCGCGAACCTCAAGCACGGCAAGCAGCGACAGAAGCTGTTGGCCACCAGCACAACGACTACGAGGACAACCATATTAAATGGACCTGCGTCACCGCAACAGGCCGTGTCCATTCCAGCGGATCGTTATATCCGTCTGGCGGAATCAAGATCGGTGACTCCGTCACCGCCGCCCAATCTGCTCTTTGCGCTGCCAGCCCAGAGCCATCAGCCCACTCTGTCGCCCATCAGCAGCTCGGCGGAATCGTCACCGAACTCCGAGTCGGAATCACCCTCACCGCCGATGAAGAACAAGGCGCTTTCCAACAGTATTTCGCCCACAGGAAGGGCCAAGGCAGTGATCAACTCGAAGATCACTAGCATAGCCACCTTCCTGAATGCCAAAACTCAGGGAAAGCGGTTGAAGCTACC ATCATCCAAAACGGAGACGATTTACAGAACCGCCGATGGGCGACCGCTTTACGAAGCCGAGAGCCCCGATGAGTTGGCCCTGGTTAATGCAGCTTATAGCTACGATTGCTGCCTGCTGAATCGCAGTGCCAACCAAATTTTGGTCAGCATGCCCACAACGGGCGCCCCAAGGGAGTATGAGATCCTCAAGGTACTGCCCTTCGACAGTAGTCGCAAGTGCATGTCCATTGTGGTGCGGCAGATAGGCACCCAGGAGATTGTGCTATACACCAAGGGTGCAGATAGCAGTATCATGCCCGTCTTGGTGCCCTGCTCGCATAACAGTCCCGAGG GCATTCTGCGGGAACAGACCCAACAACAGCTGGATCGATATGCCCGCGAGGGCCTCCGCATCTTGGTAATGGCCAAGCGGACACTGAACTCTGCCGATTACACGGATTGGTGGGCACGACATCAGGAAATCGAGATGTCGCTCGAGAACCGCGAGCGAAGACTGCGCGACTCGTTCGCGAAGTTGGAAAGCAATCTGACCCTGTTGGGAGCAACGGGAATCGAGGATCGCCTGCAGGACGGAGTGCCGGAGACGATAGCATCGCTTCTCTCCGCTGGGATCTCAGTTTGGGTTCTGACCGGCGACAAACCCGAAACGGCCATAAATATTGCCTACTCTGCAAAACTATTCACCCAGCAAATGGAGCTTATCAG GTTAACTGCACGATCCCGCGATGCAGCGGAAACAGCCATAAATTTCTATCTGACTGACATGGAGAACGACAAGGCCACATCCTCATTGGGCTATGGCCAGACGTTGAGAAAAAAACAACGCGCATTGGTGGTGGATGGAAAGACGCTAACATTTATTCTAGATCAAAA GTCCAAACTGATTATGCCGTTCCTGCGGTTGTCCAAGCGGTGCGCTTCTGTACTCTGTTGCCGCTCCACGCCGCTGCAGAAGGCCTACCTAGTCAAAGTGGTCAAAGAGGAGCTTAACCTGCGCACACTGGCCATCGGGGATGGAGCCAACGATGTGTCCATGATCCAGATGGCAGACGTGGGCGTTGGAATCTCAGGTCAGGAGGGCATGCAGGCCGTGATGGCCGCCGATTTCACCCTGCCCCGCTTTCGTTACCTGGAGCGCCTACTGCTGGCACATGGCTATTGGTGCTACGATCGATTGTCCCGCATGATCTTGTATTTCTTCTATAAGAATGCG GCCTTTGTCTTTCTGATATTCTGGTACCAGCTGTATTGCGGATTCTCCGGTCAAGTGATGATGGATCAGATGTACCTGATGCTGTACAATTTGATATTCACCTCGCTGCCGCCCCTGGCCATTGGAGTGTACGATAAGCGTGTGCCCGAAGATCTCCTGCTAAAAAATCCATACCTCTATAAAAAT GGTCGACTGGGCGTAGCTTATAGACCGCACGACTTCTGGCTGATATTACTGGATTCCCTCTATCAGAGCCTGGTCATATTCTTCGTGGCGCTGTGCGCCTATGCGGAGAGTGATGTGGGGATCTGGGAGTTCGGCACGACGATAACGGCGTCCTGCCTGTTCGCCAATCTCGTCCACTGTGCCATTGAAATACGTTCCTGG ACTGTGCTGCATGTCTTATCCATAGTGATTAGCCTAGGTTCCTTCTACCTCTTTTCGATTGTGTACGATTCGATGTGCTTGAACTGCTTCGGAGTGCGCTCCTCATACTGGGTGATCTTTGTGTGCTTCGCCTCTGCTGTCCACTGGCTGGTGATATTGCTCTCCACAGTGGTGGCTGTTCTGCCACG CCTACTCCTTACCACCGTGCGCATCTCGCTGTGTCCCGACGACAGCACCAAAGTTATCCTGCAAAGCAAACGTGAGCGCAGCAGAGGTGAGGGTTTGTTAGTTACTTGGTCGCGCTCCACGTCAGCCTCATCAATCTATAG AATCACCGATTATGGGTCTAAGAATCAGATTATAACAACGATTACCTGA
- the LOC108032611 gene encoding phospholipid-transporting ATPase VD isoform X2 produces the protein MPSANTEDLRRKFLVVQQQRSAPPNLAGDNLPSAIPNAGVNSATTSLMMTTSTGLGGVSMGAGEPERTYVFPGGNPVVGSAPGGGQGIPGVAMAAPSRGHARSISHGGGAIVGANGRPIKSAMKGHQRAFSQGQITDSPPGSAAPAGRGHSRVGSKTDFILPPGHKEEPAREPSAPTSAAGGRGHSRQASRSESIYTLRRTEAPPWWKRLSLCNYNTADKLEERSYRMVVPNHTVPPKTPKRDHPNGQFVGNKIRTTKYTLLSFIPKNLLEQFHRVANLYFIFIVLLNWVPEISAFGKEVAMIPVLFVLGVTAVKDLFEDRRRRASDKRINNTTCRVYDGETERYKKVKWQDLRVGDIVHLSNNETVPADILLLRTSDPQGVCYIDTCDLDGETNLKRREVVRGFEEMQSIFVPSKFVSRVEADAPTTKLYRFHGALIHPTGERVPISTECLLLRESRLKNTDYIEGIVVYAGHETKSMLNNSGPRYKRSQVEQQMNIDVIWCVIILLILCVVGAVGCRMWLSSFTQFPVPYLPPNKLTANMESMWIFWTYIVILQVMIPLSLYVTIELCKILQVFHIHNNVDLYDQETNKQTECRAMNITEELGQIQHIFTDKTGTLTENKMIFRRCVVNGSDYNHPPSELEKIYSKPGAPAPPLIPNDNLSNDMAQSSQGVYLTPHAQRIQEFLVVLAICNTVIVGAAPHRDLMNASGIIEVQQIGNSPANLKHGKQRQKLLATSTTTTRTTILNGPASPQQAVSIPADRYIRLAESRSVTPSPPPNLLFALPAQSHQPTLSPISSSAESSPNSESESPSPPMKNKALSNSISPTGRAKAVINSKITSIATFLNAKTQGKRLKLPSSKTETIYRTADGRPLYEAESPDELALVNAAYSYDCCLLNRSANQILVSMPTTGAPREYEILKVLPFDSSRKCMSIVVRQIGTQEIVLYTKGADSSIMPVLVPCSHNSPEGILREQTQQQLDRYAREGLRILVMAKRTLNSADYTDWWARHQEIEMSLENRERRLRDSFAKLESNLTLLGATGIEDRLQDGVPETIASLLSAGISVWVLTGDKPETAINIAYSAKLFTQQMELIRLTARSRDAAETAINFYLTDMENDKATSSLGYGQTLRKKQRALVVDGKTLTFILDQKSKLIMPFLRLSKRCASVLCCRSTPLQKAYLVKVVKEELNLRTLAIGDGANDVSMIQMADVGVGISGQEGMQAVMAADFTLPRFRYLERLLLAHGYWCYDRLSRMILYFFYKNAAFVFLIFWYQLYCGFSGQVMMDQMYLMLYNLIFTSLPPLAIGVYDKRVPEDLLLKNPYLYKNGRLGVAYRPHDFWLILLDSLYQSLVIFFVALCAYAESDVGIWEFGTTITASCLFANLVHCAIEIRSWTVLHVLSIVISLGSFYLFSIVYDSMCLNCFGVRSSYWVIFVCFASAVHWLVILLSTVVAVLPRLLLTTVRISLCPDDSTKVILQSKRERSRESPIMGLRIRL, from the exons ATGCCTTCAGCGAACACGGAAGACTTGCGGCGAAAGTTTCTAGtagtgcagcagcagcgctcGGCACCGCCCAATCTGGCAGGCGACAATCTGCCCTCGGCGATTCCCAATGCCGGCGTCAACTCCGCGACCACCAGCCTGATGATGACGACGTCCACGGGTCTGGGCGGAGTGTCAATGGGCGCCGGAGAGCCGGAGCGCACCTATGTCTTTCCAGGCGGCAATCCGGTAGTAGGTAGCGCGCCTGGCGGAGGACAGGGCATTCCCGGCGTGGCCATGGCGGCTCCCTCGAGGGGTCATGCCCGCTCCATTAGCCATGGCGGCGGCGCCATCGTCGGGGCCAATGGACGACCCATAAAGTCGGCCATGAAGGGCCACCAGCGGGCCTTCTCGCAGGGTCAAATCACAGACTCACCACCTGGCAGTGCTGCGCCCGCGGGCAGAGGTCACAGTCGCGTGGGATCCAAAACGGATTTCATCCTGCCACCGGGTCACAAGGAGGAACCGGCGAGGGAACCCTCGGCGCCCACCTCAGCGgccggggggcgtggccattCGCGGCAAGCCTCGCGATCCGAATCGATATACACACTCCGGCGGACGGAAGCACCGCCCTGGTGGAAACGCCTCAGCCTGTGCAATTACAACACCGCCGATAAGCTGGAGGAGCGGAGCTATCGCATGGTGGTGCCGAATCACACGGTGCCACCGAAGACACCCAAGAGGGACCATCCCAACGGGCAGTTTGTGGGCAACAAGATACGGACGACGAAGTACACGCTGCTCTCGTTCATACCGAAGAACCTGCTGGAGCAGTTCCATCGAGTGGCCAACTTGTACTTCATCTTCATCGTCCTGCTCAACTGGGTGCCGGAAATCAGCGCCTTCGGCAAGGAGGTGGCCATGATACCGGTGCTCTTCGTGCTGGGCGTGACGGCTGTAAAGGATCTGTTCGAGGATCGGAGACGGAGGGCGTCCGACAAGAGGATAAACAACACCACCTGTCGGGTGTACGATGG AGAGACGGAGCGGTACAAGAAGGTGAAATGGCAGGACCTGCGTGTGGGGGACATTGTCCATCTGTCCAACAACGAGACGGTGCCGGCGGACATTCTGCTGTTGCGGACAAGCGACCCACAAGGGGTCTGCTACATAGACACCTGCGATTTGGACGGGGAAACGAATCTAAAGCGTCGCGAG GTTGTACGTGGCTTCGAGGAGATGCAGAGCATTTTTGTGCCCAGCAAGTTTGTGAGTCGCGTGGAGGCGGATGCGCCGACCACGAAGCTATATAGATTCCATGGGGCCTTAATACATCCAACTGGGGAGCGTGTGCCCATATCGACCGAGTGCCTTTTGCTGAGAGAGAGCAGACTGAAG AATACGGACTATATCGAGGGTATCGTGGTCTATGCGGGACATGAAACGAAGTCAATGCTGAATAATAGTGGTCCAAGGTACAAGCGATCCCAGGTGGAACAGCAAATGAATATTGATGTGATATG GTGTGTGATAATATTGTTGATACTGTGCGTTGTTGGCGCTGTCGGATGCAGAATGTGGCTGAGCTCGTTTACCCAATTCCCGGTGCCATATCTGCCGCCGAATAAACTGACTGCCAATATGGAGAGCATGTGGATTTTCTGGACGTACATTGTCATCCTGCAGGTGATGATACCGCTCTCCCTCTACGTGACCATCGAGCTGTGCAAGATCCTGCAGGTCTTTCACATCCACAACAATGTCGATCTATACGATCAGGAGACTAACAAGCAGACGGAATGTCGTGCGATGAACATTACCGAGGAGTTGGGGCAGATACAGCATATATTTACTGACAAAACAGGAACTCTCACTGAGAACAAGATGATCTTTCGACGCTGCGTTGTCAACGGATCGGATTACAATCATCCGCCGTCGGAGCTGGAAAAGATATACTCGAAGCCAGGAGCTCCGGCTCCGCCGCTGATTCCGAATGATAACTTAAGTAATGACATGGCGCAATCCAGCCAAGGAGTCTATCTCACGCCACATGCGCAACGCATCCAGGAGTTCCTGGTGGTGCTGGCCATTTGCAACACGGTTATAGTGGGTGCCGCTCCCCATCGAGATTTGATGAACGCCAGTGGGATTATCGAGGTGCAGCAAATTGGCAATAGTCCCGCGAACCTCAAGCACGGCAAGCAGCGACAGAAGCTGTTGGCCACCAGCACAACGACTACGAGGACAACCATATTAAATGGACCTGCGTCACCGCAACAGGCCGTGTCCATTCCAGCGGATCGTTATATCCGTCTGGCGGAATCAAGATCGGTGACTCCGTCACCGCCGCCCAATCTGCTCTTTGCGCTGCCAGCCCAGAGCCATCAGCCCACTCTGTCGCCCATCAGCAGCTCGGCGGAATCGTCACCGAACTCCGAGTCGGAATCACCCTCACCGCCGATGAAGAACAAGGCGCTTTCCAACAGTATTTCGCCCACAGGAAGGGCCAAGGCAGTGATCAACTCGAAGATCACTAGCATAGCCACCTTCCTGAATGCCAAAACTCAGGGAAAGCGGTTGAAGCTACC ATCATCCAAAACGGAGACGATTTACAGAACCGCCGATGGGCGACCGCTTTACGAAGCCGAGAGCCCCGATGAGTTGGCCCTGGTTAATGCAGCTTATAGCTACGATTGCTGCCTGCTGAATCGCAGTGCCAACCAAATTTTGGTCAGCATGCCCACAACGGGCGCCCCAAGGGAGTATGAGATCCTCAAGGTACTGCCCTTCGACAGTAGTCGCAAGTGCATGTCCATTGTGGTGCGGCAGATAGGCACCCAGGAGATTGTGCTATACACCAAGGGTGCAGATAGCAGTATCATGCCCGTCTTGGTGCCCTGCTCGCATAACAGTCCCGAGG GCATTCTGCGGGAACAGACCCAACAACAGCTGGATCGATATGCCCGCGAGGGCCTCCGCATCTTGGTAATGGCCAAGCGGACACTGAACTCTGCCGATTACACGGATTGGTGGGCACGACATCAGGAAATCGAGATGTCGCTCGAGAACCGCGAGCGAAGACTGCGCGACTCGTTCGCGAAGTTGGAAAGCAATCTGACCCTGTTGGGAGCAACGGGAATCGAGGATCGCCTGCAGGACGGAGTGCCGGAGACGATAGCATCGCTTCTCTCCGCTGGGATCTCAGTTTGGGTTCTGACCGGCGACAAACCCGAAACGGCCATAAATATTGCCTACTCTGCAAAACTATTCACCCAGCAAATGGAGCTTATCAG GTTAACTGCACGATCCCGCGATGCAGCGGAAACAGCCATAAATTTCTATCTGACTGACATGGAGAACGACAAGGCCACATCCTCATTGGGCTATGGCCAGACGTTGAGAAAAAAACAACGCGCATTGGTGGTGGATGGAAAGACGCTAACATTTATTCTAGATCAAAA GTCCAAACTGATTATGCCGTTCCTGCGGTTGTCCAAGCGGTGCGCTTCTGTACTCTGTTGCCGCTCCACGCCGCTGCAGAAGGCCTACCTAGTCAAAGTGGTCAAAGAGGAGCTTAACCTGCGCACACTGGCCATCGGGGATGGAGCCAACGATGTGTCCATGATCCAGATGGCAGACGTGGGCGTTGGAATCTCAGGTCAGGAGGGCATGCAGGCCGTGATGGCCGCCGATTTCACCCTGCCCCGCTTTCGTTACCTGGAGCGCCTACTGCTGGCACATGGCTATTGGTGCTACGATCGATTGTCCCGCATGATCTTGTATTTCTTCTATAAGAATGCG GCCTTTGTCTTTCTGATATTCTGGTACCAGCTGTATTGCGGATTCTCCGGTCAAGTGATGATGGATCAGATGTACCTGATGCTGTACAATTTGATATTCACCTCGCTGCCGCCCCTGGCCATTGGAGTGTACGATAAGCGTGTGCCCGAAGATCTCCTGCTAAAAAATCCATACCTCTATAAAAAT GGTCGACTGGGCGTAGCTTATAGACCGCACGACTTCTGGCTGATATTACTGGATTCCCTCTATCAGAGCCTGGTCATATTCTTCGTGGCGCTGTGCGCCTATGCGGAGAGTGATGTGGGGATCTGGGAGTTCGGCACGACGATAACGGCGTCCTGCCTGTTCGCCAATCTCGTCCACTGTGCCATTGAAATACGTTCCTGG ACTGTGCTGCATGTCTTATCCATAGTGATTAGCCTAGGTTCCTTCTACCTCTTTTCGATTGTGTACGATTCGATGTGCTTGAACTGCTTCGGAGTGCGCTCCTCATACTGGGTGATCTTTGTGTGCTTCGCCTCTGCTGTCCACTGGCTGGTGATATTGCTCTCCACAGTGGTGGCTGTTCTGCCACG CCTACTCCTTACCACCGTGCGCATCTCGCTGTGTCCCGACGACAGCACCAAAGTTATCCTGCAAAGCAAACGTGAGCGCAGCAGAG AATCACCGATTATGGGTCTAAGAATCAGATTATAA